In Agromyces sp. Leaf222, the genomic window TGACCTCGCCGGCGCCCTGCTTGCGCAGGTATGCCGTGATGGGCTCGTCGTGCTCGCTCGAGACGACCAGGTTCTTGATGTTCAGGATGATCTCGGTGACGTCTTCACGCACACCGGGAACCGTCGAGAACTCGTGCAGCACGCCGTCGATGCGGATGCTGGTGACAGCCGCGCCGGGGATGGACGAGAGGAGCGTACGCCGGAGCGAGTTGCCCAGGGTGTAACCGAAGCCCGGCTCGAGGGGCTCGATCACGAAACGCGAACGGAACTCCGAGATGTTCTCTTCGGTGAGCGTCGGACGCTGTGCGATCAGCACTGTGGATTCCTTTCGGCAGGGTGTCCGCTATATGACACCTGCGAGTTCGAGGATCTTGAGTTGTAGAGAGTGCGTGTCGCCGGTCGAGTAGGCCCTTGAGGGCCGCACCGAGATCTGCGGATGTCGCGGGATCTCGGTGCGGGCGCGGGCGCCCTACTCGACCGACGAGGAGTGCTTAGACGCGGCGGCGCTTGGGCGGGCGGCATCCGTTGTGAGCCTGGGGCGTCACGTCGTTGATGCTGCCGACCTCGAGGCCTGCGGCCTGGAGCGAGCGGATCGCGGTCTCACGGCCCGAGCCGGGGCCCTTGACGAAGACGTCGACCTTCTTCATGCCGTGCTCCTGCGCCTGGCGGGCGGCCGACTCGGCGGCGAGCTGTGCGGCGAACGGGGTCGACTTGCGCGAACCCTTGAAGCCGACGCCACCGGAGGAGGCCCAGCTGATCACGGCACCGTTGGTGTCGGTGATCGAGACGATCGTGTTGTTGAACGTCGACTTGATGT contains:
- the rpsK gene encoding 30S ribosomal protein S11, whose protein sequence is MAASKAATRKPRKKEKKNIAVGQAHIKSTFNNTIVSITDTNGAVISWASSGGVGFKGSRKSTPFAAQLAAESAARQAQEHGMKKVDVFVKGPGSGRETAIRSLQAAGLEVGSINDVTPQAHNGCRPPKRRRV